Within Blattabacterium cuenoti, the genomic segment TCTATTTTCTAGAATAGAAAAAATTGAAAAAAAAATCGGTCAATTATGTATATTAAGAATGGAAAAACAATTAAATGATTACCCTTTTATAAAAAAATCTGAAGTGTTTATTGATGTGGATGGAACCCTAAATATTAAAGTTTTGCAAAAAGAACCTATTTTAAGAATAAAAAATGGAAATAAAGAAAAAGAATATTATCTGACTAAAGAAGCGGAAAATTTAGAACTTTCTTCTTTTTATTCATCAAAAGTGATTTTAGCAAAAGGATCTTTTTCAAAAGAAGAAAAAAAACATTTAGCTAATTTAGTCAAGGAAATCAATTCTGATGAGTTATTAAAAAATCAAATTATTAGTATCAAGAAAACGGCTCATAATTTATTTTTTTTAATTCCAAAAATAGGAAATCATCAAATTATATTAGGGGATCTGGAGGATTTTAAAAGTAAATTAAATAAATTAAAAGCTTTTTATAAGCAATACTTAAATAAAATAGAGATCAATCAATATAAAAGTATTGATTTACAATATAAGGACCAAGTAGTCGCTAAAAAAAGATAAATTTATGGAATATCAAGATATAGCTATAGGTCTTGATGTAGGTACTACGAAGATTGTAGCTATGGTAGGAAGGAGAAATGAATATAATAAAGTTGAGATTTTAGGTATAGGGAGATCTAAAAGTATAGGTGTTCATATAGGTGTTGTGAACAATATCACTCAGACAATAGAAGCCATTCGTGAAGCTGTGTCAGAGGCAGAACATAGTTCAGGTTTAAAAATTAAAGAAGTAGTTGTTGGAATTGCAGGACAACATATTAGAAGTCTACAACATAATGATTATATTACAAGGTTAGATTTCGAAAATGTTATTAATCAAAAAGATATACAAAAATTAATAGATCAAGTTCATCAACTGGTGATGCTTCCAGGAGAAGAAATAATTCATGTTCTTCCACAAGAATACAAAGTAGATAGTCAAGCAGAAATAGTAGAACCTATAGGAATGTATGGAAGTCGTTTAGAGGCAAATTTTCATGTAGTGGTAGGACAAATTTCTTCAATTAGAAATATTGGAAGATGTGTAAAAGCAGCAGGATTGAATTTGGCAGGAATGACTTTAGAACCTTTAGCTTCTGCAGAAGCTGTATTAAACATGGAAGAAAGAGAAGCTGGTGTGGCTTTAGTGGATATAGGAGGAGGGACGACGGATATTGCTATCTTTAAAGATAACATTATTAGACATACAGCCGTTATCCCTTTTGGGGGAAATGTAATCACTGAAAATATTAAAACAGATTGTTTAATTATTGAAAGACAAGCAGAATTGCTAAAAATAAAATTTGGATCCGCGTGGCCTGGTGAAAATAAAGAAACAGAAATTGTTTGCATTCCTGGATTAAGAGGTCGTGATCCTAAAGAAATTTCTTTAAAACGTCTTTCCCAAATTATCCATACAAGGGTATGCGAAATTTTGGAACAAGTAAATATAGAAATAAAAAATTATGGAAATGAGGAACAAAAAAAACGACTTATAGCAGGATTAGTGATGACAGGAGGAGGATCTCAATTAAAGCATATTCGTCCTTTAACAGAATATATTACGGGAATGGATGTTCGTGTAGGATATTCAAATGAGCATATTGCAGGAGGAGAAAATGGAATGATAAGTAATCCAGAATATGCAACTTCTATAGGACTGGTTATTAAAGGATTAGAAGATAATAAAATTTGTACAGAAATGATTTCTAGATATGATGAGGAAAATTCTTATGAGTTTTTTCCGATTTCTAATCGTAGATCTAATTATAACAAGGATTCTTTTCAAAAGAAGAAAAAAAATAAAAAAAAATCTAAATCTTTTCTTGAAATTTGGGCAGATAAATTCCGTCAAATATTGAATGATACAGAATAATAAACAATGAAAAAAGAAGATTACATACAAAAAAACAACAACGTTCAATTTGGAATTCCAAAAAATCGTTCCGCTGCAATCAAAGTTATTGGTGTAGGAGGGGGGGGAAGTAATGCTTTAAGCTATATGTTTGAACAAGGAATTACTGGGGTCGATTTTATAGCATGTAATACAGATGCACAAGCTCTCAATAATAATCCAGTCCCTGTAAAAATTCAATTAGGAGCTTCTATTACAGAAGGATTAGGAGCAGGAGCAGATCCAGAAGTAGGAGAAAAAGCGGCTTTAGAAAGTCTAGAAGAAATTAAAAGTATTTTAGATTCTAATACAAAAATGACTTTTATCACAGCAGGGATGGGAGGTGGAACTGGAACAGGTGCAGCTCCAATTATTGCAGGAATTTCTAAAGAAAAAGGGATTCTTACTGTAGGAATTGTAACAATTCCATTCCATTTTGAAGGAAAAATGAGGTTACAACAAGCCCAAAAAGGGATAGAAGCTCTCAGAAAAAATGTGGATTCTCTCATTGTCATTAATAATGATAAATTGAGAGAATTATATGGAAATTTAGGATTTAAAGCAGGATTTGCAAAAGCAGATGAAGTGCTGACTACTGCGGCTAAAGGAATAGCAGAAGTTATTACTCACCATTATAAACAGAACATCGATTTGAGAGATACTAGAACCGTTCTCAAAGAAAGTGGAACAGCGATTATGGGATCAGCAATTTCTGTAGGAGAAAATAGAGCCAAAGAAGCCGTTGTACAAGCGTTAGATTCTCCATTACTGAATGATAATAAGATAACGGGAGCAAAAAACGTTCTTTTGCTAATTGTTTCAGGAAAAATTGAAATAACTATAGATGAAATAGGAATTATCAGTGATTATATACAAGCAGAAGCAGGAAACAATGCGAATATTATTATGGGGATAGGAGAAGACGAAAATTTAGAGGAAAGTATTTCAGTGACAATAGTTGCTACTGGATTTCCTACTGAAGTTCAGAGAGCTATTCACCACGAAGAAAAAAAAATATTTCATAGGTTAGAAGAACCTTCTAAAAAAAAAT encodes:
- a CDS encoding cell division protein FtsQ/DivIB translates to MKKKIIFITILLVYIIFMIFFYFFSQKIHINRNFKRFNIVINPLSSNDHFVNEKLIKKILFSRIEKIEKKIGQLCILRMEKQLNDYPFIKKSEVFIDVDGTLNIKVLQKEPILRIKNGNKEKEYYLTKEAENLELSSFYSSKVILAKGSFSKEEKKHLANLVKEINSDELLKNQIISIKKTAHNLFFLIPKIGNHQIILGDLEDFKSKLNKLKAFYKQYLNKIEINQYKSIDLQYKDQVVAKKR
- the ftsZ gene encoding cell division protein FtsZ codes for the protein MKKEDYIQKNNNVQFGIPKNRSAAIKVIGVGGGGSNALSYMFEQGITGVDFIACNTDAQALNNNPVPVKIQLGASITEGLGAGADPEVGEKAALESLEEIKSILDSNTKMTFITAGMGGGTGTGAAPIIAGISKEKGILTVGIVTIPFHFEGKMRLQQAQKGIEALRKNVDSLIVINNDKLRELYGNLGFKAGFAKADEVLTTAAKGIAEVITHHYKQNIDLRDTRTVLKESGTAIMGSAISVGENRAKEAVVQALDSPLLNDNKITGAKNVLLLIVSGKIEITIDEIGIISDYIQAEAGNNANIIMGIGEDENLEESISVTIVATGFPTEVQRAIHHEEKKIFHRLEEPSKKKLKKVEEIHSYTKKRIDSFPSQKKYPQDIGISSYKKGNLSSNQKQNIFNQAITSSPSSSRSSNFVEEKHKKYMMLEDHFDLPISSEKRKKPFLKDRMKHSHPHMNKNHNSETENNNS
- the ftsA gene encoding cell division protein FtsA, which codes for MEYQDIAIGLDVGTTKIVAMVGRRNEYNKVEILGIGRSKSIGVHIGVVNNITQTIEAIREAVSEAEHSSGLKIKEVVVGIAGQHIRSLQHNDYITRLDFENVINQKDIQKLIDQVHQLVMLPGEEIIHVLPQEYKVDSQAEIVEPIGMYGSRLEANFHVVVGQISSIRNIGRCVKAAGLNLAGMTLEPLASAEAVLNMEEREAGVALVDIGGGTTDIAIFKDNIIRHTAVIPFGGNVITENIKTDCLIIERQAELLKIKFGSAWPGENKETEIVCIPGLRGRDPKEISLKRLSQIIHTRVCEILEQVNIEIKNYGNEEQKKRLIAGLVMTGGGSQLKHIRPLTEYITGMDVRVGYSNEHIAGGENGMISNPEYATSIGLVIKGLEDNKICTEMISRYDEENSYEFFPISNRRSNYNKDSFQKKKKNKKKSKSFLEIWADKFRQILNDTE